The Mesorhizobium sp. M1D.F.Ca.ET.043.01.1.1 genome contains a region encoding:
- a CDS encoding ectoine synthase, with amino-acid sequence MIVRDLNEEKLTARRVQTASWESVRLLLQNDGMGFSFHITTMHPGARLNMHYRNHLEAVYCISGRGSIENSQTHQVHLVRAGIIYALDKNDPHLLCAETEMVLACVFVPPLAGGEVHDDTGAYPLAGC; translated from the coding sequence ATGATCGTCAGGGATTTGAATGAGGAGAAACTGACAGCCAGGCGGGTCCAGACGGCGAGCTGGGAAAGCGTGCGGTTGCTCCTCCAGAACGATGGGATGGGCTTTTCCTTCCATATCACGACGATGCATCCGGGCGCCCGGTTGAATATGCACTATCGGAACCACCTTGAGGCGGTTTACTGCATCTCTGGAAGGGGTTCCATCGAGAATTCACAGACACATCAGGTCCATCTCGTGCGAGCTGGTATAATTTACGCTCTCGACAAGAATGACCCTCATCTGCTGTGTGCCGAGACCGAAATGGTATTGGCCTGTGTCTTTGTCCCTCCCTTGGCCGGCGGGGAGGTGCATGATGA